Below is a genomic region from Sulfitobacter sp. OXR-159.
CAGCGGCGTCACCTTCGATGAAGACTATCTCGACTACGATTCAGACATCAACCATATGGGCCGGGTCGTCGCCTTGGGCGGCCGGCTGGATGATTTCACTGCCGAACTGACCGAGACTTTCGCCCAGCCGGGCAGCCAGTGGCAGTATGTTTCGATCGACACCCATGTCATCGGCATGGTGGTGCGCGGGGCCACCGGACGCAGCGTGCCCGAGTTGCTGAGCGAAAAGGTCATCGCGCCCTTGGGTCTGGAACATGCGCCCTACTACATCGTTGATGGTTCGGGCACCGCCTTCGTGCTGGGGGGCCTGAACATGACCACACGCGACTACGCCCGCTTCGGACAGATGTATGCCCAAGGCGGTGAATGGAACGGCAAGCAGGTCGTGCCCGCAGACTGGGTGACAGCATCAACCAGCCCCACCGCCCCGACAGCGGCGGGCCAGATCGGATATGGATACCAATGGTGGATCCCCGTAGGCGCGGCAGAAGGGGAATATATGGCGCGCGGCATCTATGGGCAGTACATCTATGTCGACACCGCCCGTGATGTGGTCATCGCCACCAATGCCGCCGACCGCAAATTCCGCGAAGCCGGGGTTTCGGAACTAAACATCAAGATTTTCCGCGAGATCGCGACCTCCGTCTCTGGCGGGACCTAAGGCAGAAAGGGAAGATATGACACCCGACAGCAGCATCAACGTCCTGAACCAGCCCCTCGTGATCTGCGGGACCGACCCGGTGACGGGCTTCTTTCGCGACGGGCATTGCAACACCTGCGCGCAGGATCAGGGCAGCCATACGGTCTGCGCGGTGATGACGGCAGAGTTTCTGGCCTATTCGAAATATGTCGGTAACGATCTCAGCACCCCGCGCCCCGAATTCGGCTTTGCCGGGCTCAAGCCGGGCGATCCTTGGTGCCTCTGTGCCGCGCGGTTCCTGCAAGCCGCGGATGAGGGCTGCGCGCCGCGGGTGCACTTGGCCGCCACGCATCTGCGCGCGCTCGATATTGTGCCGCTGGACGTGCTGCGCGACCATGCCATCGACGAAAGCGAGGGATAATCATGCGCCTGCGCCTCCTGCCCCTTCTGCTGCTGTTGCCTGTCTCCGCATGGGCGGAAACCACGCTCCGCCCCGCCGATAGCGCCCGGCTGGACAACTTTGACGCTGCCTTTGGCGATGCCATGATGCAGGGCTTGGCGGGGGGCGAAGCGGGGGACGTGGCGGCCCTGACACGCGCGCTCTCCGGGCAACCACAGGTCGCCTTTTCCGCCGATTTGCAGGGGGAATGGTCCTGCCGCACGATCAAGCTTGGCGGGATCAGCCCGCTGGTGGCCTATTCCCCGTTCAAATGCCGCTTCACCGCCAGTGATCGCGGGTTCACCTTTGAAAAGCTTACCGGCTCGCAACTGACGCGGGGGGAGATCACCCTGCGCGCGGGCCGTGCGATCTATGCTGGGGTGGGCTATGTCCGGGGCGAAACACCTCCCGATTATGCCGACCTGCCCGAAGATTTCACCTCTGGCGGCAAGGTGCAAAGCGACGTGGCGGTCTTTCAGCGGGTCAGCCCCACGCGGGCGCGGCTGTTGTTTCCGTCACCGGCGACTGAGAGCGATTTCGATATTCTGGAACTGACGCGCTAAGGCGCCACGCCGCCCTTAGGCCGCGTGGCAAAGTTGCAGTTTCGACTTCGGACGCGGCATCAGCGCATCGTCCATCAGGTCTTCGATAAAGGTGCTTAGAAGCTGGGTCCGTCCGGTCACGCCGGCCTTGCGGTAAATCGCGTTGGTCTGCGCTTTCACGGTGCCTTCGGAAGTGCCGCGCATCTCAGCAATATCGCGCGTGTTCAGACCCTTAGTCAGGAAAATCGCCACGTCGCGCTCTGCCGGGGTGAGGTGCCATTCGCGAAAGTGTTCTTCGAGCACATCAGCGAATTCCACCGTGCAATGACGCAGCGCCGTCTCTGCCCGTTCGGCGCGCTGGAGGCTCATTCGCAGGGCCATCCAGCCCAGAACGACCCCAAGGATCAGACCCAAAACCTGGATCCCTTTATTCGGCCCGATGTCAGCCAGAGGGGTGCCAAAAAGTGTCACGCCCCGACCCTCCAGTGCAAAAACGAGCACGAAATAGACAGTGGCGTTAAACTGTAGAGCGGCGATAACCCACAGTGCGATCTTTTTCTTATTATTCATGGTGAAGCCTTGCCTTGGTATCCGCCGTATTTAACCGCGGCACACCGAAGTGCAAGGGATGGCGGCCATGCGCCATGATCAACCCTTAGTGATTTGGCACCC
It encodes:
- a CDS encoding DUF2237 family protein, yielding MTPDSSINVLNQPLVICGTDPVTGFFRDGHCNTCAQDQGSHTVCAVMTAEFLAYSKYVGNDLSTPRPEFGFAGLKPGDPWCLCAARFLQAADEGCAPRVHLAATHLRALDIVPLDVLRDHAIDESEG
- a CDS encoding DUF4893 domain-containing protein, which produces MRLRLLPLLLLLPVSAWAETTLRPADSARLDNFDAAFGDAMMQGLAGGEAGDVAALTRALSGQPQVAFSADLQGEWSCRTIKLGGISPLVAYSPFKCRFTASDRGFTFEKLTGSQLTRGEITLRAGRAIYAGVGYVRGETPPDYADLPEDFTSGGKVQSDVAVFQRVSPTRARLLFPSPATESDFDILELTR
- a CDS encoding helix-turn-helix transcriptional regulator; this encodes MNNKKKIALWVIAALQFNATVYFVLVFALEGRGVTLFGTPLADIGPNKGIQVLGLILGVVLGWMALRMSLQRAERAETALRHCTVEFADVLEEHFREWHLTPAERDVAIFLTKGLNTRDIAEMRGTSEGTVKAQTNAIYRKAGVTGRTQLLSTFIEDLMDDALMPRPKSKLQLCHAA
- a CDS encoding serine hydrolase; this encodes MRTFGKWLGRVLLALLVAAVVIGLWKREEIERLLAVNSLFSEEKIVHNFSHMDGAFLSAPVSRGDGLTSELAYGPETELPDAVDDWIAARDVTALVVLKDGAIVYENYFKGTGPEDRRISWSVAKSYLSALVGILLEEGQIASLDDPVTKYAPNLRGSAYDGASLRNVLHMASGVTFDEDYLDYDSDINHMGRVVALGGRLDDFTAELTETFAQPGSQWQYVSIDTHVIGMVVRGATGRSVPELLSEKVIAPLGLEHAPYYIVDGSGTAFVLGGLNMTTRDYARFGQMYAQGGEWNGKQVVPADWVTASTSPTAPTAAGQIGYGYQWWIPVGAAEGEYMARGIYGQYIYVDTARDVVIATNAADRKFREAGVSELNIKIFREIATSVSGGT